The genome window CTCTAAACCCGAGCCCCTCAGTCCTTTACTGTGCATGCACATGCCCAAGCCAATCACCATTCAAGGCTGCAGCATGGACAGCTGCACAAATGTGCAATCTACCTCAGTTGTCATTCCAGCTACTTATACCGCATTCGAGGAGGATTCTCACTTGTCTCACACTCCGAATTCAACGATAAAACAATACCGTGTTCAAAATCTACCTCCACGTTCATCCGGTACAGTCGCGATTCCGCAGGCCGCGTCAACCGCAAGCCCTTTGCTCGGACCAAGTAAATAAACTAGATTATTTGCAATTTCAAGGGTGCTTAAGACCGTGTACTGAGAGTGTTTTCGTCTCACCAGATGCATGCGGGCAGCTACTCTTGCAAGAATCGGGCACCGTTGACTTGAGCAACATCACTGGTCTCTGCACGGTGGCCATTGGTCGACCTCTGGATGAGGTCATTCACCTTAAAATAGTGTCCAGCTCCTTAAACTGCAAAAAGAGTGAGCATTAAACTGCAAGCAAACATTTTTACTTGATATTCCACATataaaaaaggataaaataatgaattgaaGGCGTTTCCACAGGCGAATATGCTGTGTTTTTTGACCGACTGGCAGTCGTGCGTAAGTGCGAGCGGGCGGCAGGTAGCTCGCTGACCACAAGAACCAATGTCCTTCTCGTCGGACAGAACCTGCTCACCCGTGGGAATGGAATCGTGTTCACCTACAGCTCACAGAGAAATGTGAAAAAGATCCAACATCAAAGTAGGATATGTGCATTCACTAGAACTTATGATGCAATTGGATTAACGGATGACCGTTGTATTGTGTTTGTGTCAAATATGGTCACATTTAAGGCCGCGATTGCCAAAACCAATGCTGTAAACTTTACAGTGTAATGGTTTAGTATTTTCTGGCTGAGTTAAATCACAGATTAAATTGGATCCACAAGCAAAACATGGCACATTTCCGACACAATTAAAGGTGAAATTTGTGATTTTCAATGGTGAATGGCCTgttgcacatgtgtcaaagtggccaaatctggcccggcacatcattttgtgtggcccgggaaaataaatcatgagtgccgacttcctgttttaggatcaaattaaaatgaagagtatatatgtatattaaatttcctgattttcccccttttaaatcaataattgtaattttttaatcatatttttctttgcttttaagttcaaaaatcattttgtaaaatctaaaaatatatttaaaaagatagCACGGTGCACAgaagtatatataaatatatatatatttaaaaaatctaaatattatatctaaaatggtctgccccacgtgaaatcaagttgacgttaaagcggcccgcgaacccacccgagtctgacatccttggCCTATTGTATAAtgtgcagtaatacctcgtttaccGCGGGTAATGGGTTCCAAGACTTGCCGCAATAGGCAAATCACCACGATGTAGGGACTGTGTTTTTATGTTCTCTGTATAATATCATTTGGTATTTTAAACCCCTCCGTGCACTATATTTAAATCCCGAAGGTAGACACTGCCCTCTAAAGGCCAGTAAAATAATCTCCTATTGTGACTTGACCCAATCAGCATGTGTTTCCACTGATGAATGCAGTTTTTACTCCCCCCCAAAGATTGCGACAAGCAGCTGTTTTCATCCAGCGGGCAATTTGAGAATCCAACAACATCCGACACTAACCACGCTTGTCGTGTTCTGATCAACGCCCCTCCTTCACTGAAGATCAGAATTCAAGCACTGCACATAGGATTGGTCTTCAACACCACAAACTCACAGTCTTCGTACATTATGGTGGGCACGTTACTGTTACATTGCATAAAGCACTGTGggaaaacacaaaaactaaagttaGTAGTTTGCCATTGTGGACATTTTCAAGCAACACGTTTGTGTGTCCTTCAGATCCGAGATATGGAAATGCTGAAGACCAACGTGTTTAAAGGCTCGCAGCTGTTTGTGTGGTACTCCTCAGGTAACATGGCGGAGGTTGAATTCCACGGAAATTACAAGCACACAGTGGGAAGCTTCCGGGCAGAATATTCCTTCCTAAAACGTTAAGCATTTTCCAAtgtcaaataaacatttcttttaataagATATATCGAACAGAGGAACCTTAAATTTGAGTGtgaaatgaatgtaaaaagTCAGAATGTTAAATTTAATTTGACATTTGAAAGCAAATGTGCAAACGAAGTTCTTGTAACGAGATATTCAATTGCATGTAATAAAATATAGTGGAGATTTCTATTGGATTTCAATGGCATTGCCTTAATTGTCCCCCATTTTGGCTCCACAGAAACATAACAAACAATAAGTTGCCACCCGCCAGACTCGCAATGGCGCCCAGGTCCGTGTCAAAGAGGctcagggtgctggagcaataACAGCTAACCCTCCACCCGCACAAGAATTGCGTGTGGGGTCACTGATTGGCTGTCGCCGTGTCCTCCAGAAGAGCTCTCATGTCCAACAGTGCATCATTTACAGTCTGTGCATACTTGGCCGCGTTTGTCTCTTCACAGCTGTTGAAGGCTGTGATGGCAATGTTGATGTGCTCATCCATGGGATTGTAACACACTCCGTAGCCATCTGGCACCATTGGACCAAAGCACATGACACAGTCGGTCTTGGAACCCACCTGGAACCATCAGAGAAGATGAGGACGACTCAGAAGTGAGATGTCGCCGCAAAAAGCGAGGCTAATATGTCTAATATCAGCAAAACGGTCCATTTTAATGGGTTGAGAACCTTCGCCAATCATGCCAGCGCCTGGGAAACACGTCACTTGGAATTGTGTATccaacagtggcgggccgtcatggccttcaaggccttctctgctggatattgtgtacagttaaaaatgatttttggtgagtaaaatatggctatattctatatcctaaataatatttcaattgtgggcccggttctgatatctgaaaagctccagtgtttgtatttaagatccagtgtttgtatttaatcactaaatgctgctaggaagtggattttacccctttttagtgcaatttttgccgttttgccattgacgtccatcgctgtcttttcccggggaaatcaccccccaggcccggttgtaatgtctgaaaagctccagtatttgtatttaatcattaaatgctgctaggaagtggattttacccaatttttgtgcattgatttattgattagtttttatgtgtcgcagctgtagctgcagtagaggttttatagccataaaatagttttgaggcttggattgattcgttgaaggcgctacgagaaaatgcacggactgccactgGACTATCCAAAGTAGCTAGTATTAATTATGCATTACTGTTCTCTGGCCCACTTACATAACCGTGCATTGACAATTCCGATAAATTTAAGAAGACATTATTCAATGGATTTAAATGAGCACACCTGGCTGGTTAGGAGATTATAATGATGGGCCACAGCAAAAGAGGTGTCCATGAATATCCCCGGCATAGACGTGAGGTCTTCAATACTCTGCAACCGAAGTCCTAGAAGATGTCTGTCAATGGCTTGTCCATGAATGGCCTGAAATGTAAAGAAGTCATTGAGCGAAATGGCATTTTTCTGAGATTCTAATTGTGACTTCTCACATTGTACGTGTTCTCCCGATGCGTCTTGGCAGCCTTGTGCAGCAGGGCTAATCTCTCGCTGCTCTGCAAGTGAGATTGGAGTCCTAGTCAGATTAAGTATCAACAAACCTGTACATTTTCAGGGCATTGAACAGAATGCAACTGGGTTTCTGGTTGTTTTCGACGGGGTACGCTCCTTCAAAGTCTACCAGGAGAATCTTGTTGAGTTCATTTCAACGGCCTGATCaaatttcaacaacaacaagcacACCTGTTTATTTGGGTCCTGCATCGCTTGGACAAAATCCAACGACTCCTTGGAAGTCACGCGTATTACATCTGTTCTTCCGTATTTGAACATCCGTAACGACGCACTTTCATATGTAGCACAACATATGCTATACATTctgaaatgcaagaaaaaaatgacaaatggatTGCGCATATGCAAGAAACGGCACATGGGATTAATTAAATGCCATAAGGGATGTTTTACCTAAAATAGGCCAGCTGGAGCGCCATTTGTATGAAGGCATCGGGGCTGAGCTTGTGTTGCATTGGCAGTTCTTTTCCATAATGGGAGAACATCAGAACATTCACATCCAGGTCATGCACCATTCTGGGAAAGGGAAGAAGTCGTTGCTTCAAATATTTGCCTCgcgaaaaaaatacaagttccTATGAATTAAACCTTCAAATACATACATGTTCATATTTTGCTTGGCTTTTTCGATGTCTCTCTTGACTTCAGGTGTAATGTTGAAACGCAGTTTCTGAGGCATGCTTAGAGGAACCATGGGGGAACGGACTATTTCTGTCTTCTGCCTGAGATCGAAAAATACAGATTTCAATCATCctcagtcatttaaaaaaggttaaaaaaatgctattgaaaGAATAGAAGTAACCTTACATATACTTGACGACATAATCAATGAGAAACACAATGGGCGGACCCTCCGAGGGCGCATGTTCATAAACCAGTCCACAGGTACCGTCTTCCCCGACAATGAACTGTGGACGATTATTACGAAAATGGTGATTCTGAAGTCGTCATCGCTTGCTACGTTTATCGTTCTGCAGATATTGACTCACCTGGAGCGTCTTGTCAAACCAGCGGTTACCGCTATTCCAGCGAGCTCCGCCCCCATGCAGCATTTGTGCGGCGACGCGGCTCATGTAAAGTTCGTCGGAAACGCGAGGCATCGGTGCGTCCAGACAGACGGTGAAGATGCTTTTTTGGATGGCGCGAACGGATTCCTTATTGGTCTTATCtgcaaatggggaaaaaaaacagcatgatCAGTACGCCATTATGACGTCATCCCATTTTTGAAATGTCGCGTTACCTCTGATAAGATTATTATAAGCTTTCCCCCACGTGTTCCGATGCTGCGACGTTAGGATGCCGACGGGCTCTTTGTTGGTCTGCAAAGAGGTGTTCCAAATTTTTTCCAGTTGCATGTAGATTTGATCGACTGTCAGGGGGGTCCCATCACTGTTGTATACATCCAACACGAAAAACTGCGAGGCAAAACAAgcattttttgtacatttggGTTAGCAAAATGATGTAATAATAGAACAATAGTGCCATCTTGAGTACCTGGAAGTTATGGACTACAGTGATGTGTGTGGGAGGCGTTTTGCCGATGGCGTGGTTTACTACGGTGTCTCTCTTTGGTCCAGGGATACGGCAAGATGACAGGATTTGGTAATATTGGTCCATACATAGAGGCTTCTTGCTCAGGTACTCTACTGGCAGGGTATcactgtaatatatatatatatatattttttattattgttttttgggggggggttgacACAAAAGgttaagacaagggtgtcagactcgggttgttcacgggccgcgttaacgtcaacttgatttcacgtaaaatggaccattttagatataatatttagattttttttaataaaaggattaaaagaactggattaaaagccatgaatattcagtttttttaaagatctaaaacaatgtttatgtgagcttttttaaattatatttttagatttcacaaaatgatttttgaactaaaaacacagaaaaaatggattaaaaaattacaattattgatttaaaaagggggggaaatcaggaaatttaaaatacatttatactcttcattttaatttgatcctaaaacagaaagtcggcactcatgatttactttcccaggccacacaaaatgatgcggcgggctagatttggcccccgggccaccactttgacacatgtggactaTAGAGGAACTTTGTAGGCCTAACACGCAATTCTTACTGGTTAACCAGattattatttagttttttgagGTGGGGCGGGGGGCACAGAGATGTTTTTccactatatataatatatatatatatgtatatatatatatatatatatatatatatatatatatatatatatatatatatatatatatatatatgtatatatatatatatatatatatatatatatatatatatatttatatttttttttttacattgaaaaaatacagaaataagaGTATATgagtaaaaatttaaaaaaaatactgaggaTTACGACACACTTGATGATGACATTCCTTGATCTAATCTTTTTCTTTGAATTGGAAAATCAACTTATTGCTTTTATTATAATACGTATAATGTCCATTCCAACTCAcctgtcaatcatttttttaaactccaacACTCCTGCAATCAGTTTGGCTGCAAACCTGCAGAGAAGATCCCACAATGCTAGTAACACATGCAAAAGACCAATTCTTGTTTGAACGAATCCCCAAAGGAACACTACAAAATTCACTTCTGTACTACAGGAAAACAATACACTGCTGATACATGTATACACTGTCCTGGCTCGTCTCTGGTTGCATGTGGTCGTCATGTTCACTGCATATCCCACGGGTCACGGTGGTCAAAAACAGCTAAGCAATGCTAGCAGCAGCAGCGCGCTTTAAATAGCCTGCATGGCGAAGAAAGCGTAACTAAAGGTCGGCTTAAAACTCCAGTGGTGGTTGAACTTGTTTCCAATAAACCCTCACCCACCGTCTTTAACAAGAActatgtgatttttaaaaaatggtttatgTCCAAGAGGGGGTTGGTCATGTATGGAATTGCCATGTGTTTTGTTTACAATGATGGAAATCTGGCAGTACATTTTTGTGGCTTATTTCTCTCTCACCTCATCTGTCCTTGACGATCCTGGAAGTGCATGCGTGGCAGAACCACGCCGGGGCTGGTGTAGACCGCCACCGGCATCCGACAGTCCAAATAGGCCGACTGCACCCACCATTCCGATAGctgtaaatcaagggtgtcagactcgggttggttcgcgggccgcgttaacgtcaacttgatttcacgtgggccggaccattttagatataatatttagattttttttttaataaacggattaaaagaactggatcaaaagttctgaacattccgttttttatagatctaaaacaatgtttattttagcttttttaatatattttttagattttacaaaatggtttttgaactaaaaacagaaaaaaaatgattagaaaattacaattattgatttaaaagggggaaaattaggaaatgtaatatacatctatactcttcattttaatttgatcctaaaacagaaagtcgacactacTTTTTCGGGCCGCAGTTTGGGTGCGACTAATACTAAAGTGTGATTTAATGTGTCTTGATTTCTTCACTCTGATCACCAACAACTTGTTATGTTTGTGAGTTTTAGGCTATAGTTTTCCCAAAAAACTTTAATATGTTAGTATGTTTTTTCCctctgaccactgacagcctgttatgttatttatttttaatttttttaagctttAGGGTCAACCCTGTTATGTTAACAAATGCCTATAGCCTATATGCCTGTTGTTCTACATTCTacaattgttactttaacatattcttgttcttggtttctgattttatatatatatatatatatatataatattatttatttatttattttttttcttcctagtgTTTTCATTGGCTGTGTGACTTCTACAGAAATACAACTTATAGTCCGAGAAATACAGTGCTTTTTACTTATGTCGGTGTAATTTTCTCTTTACTAAATTAACAAGAGCCATTTTGCTTTGTTCGATCTTTTCAGCAGAAAACTAAATGTAAAGAAAACGCATAAAGAGAGGTCAAGCAGGTTGAGATTTTAAGGACTTTGTTGGGGGAAAGGGGCACTTTAGCACAATTATATGTACGGAGTGGTCACCCAAATCTGACAATGATAGTCGTCAATCAGTTCTACACTGCAACATGAAGAATGAGGTCCTTAACGTGAAATAATTACCCAGTTTTCTGTTTTTCGTGCCCGCCGCTCAAGACCCTTCTGGAGCCGTTCCCCAACACCTCCCTTTAGGAACTCGTCCACCAGCTTCCGCGTGTGTTCCAGCTCTTCTTCGCTGACGATGGGCTCCAGAGCAGCCAAATAGTTCTCACAGGTTTGCTTCAAGGGGGGCACGGGCAACTTGGGTAAGCCCTCCTGATGAACCAGGGACCTCTCCTGGATGTGTGTCACTGGACCGAGCAGGCGGCATGGCGTCACTATGCCGGGCCGCAGctggaaaacacattttgggaAAAATACTCATTTGGATCGTTTTCAAATTGGACGTCTTAGaacaaaggtgtcaaagtggcggccagggggccaaatctggcccgccgcatcattttgtgtggcccgggaaagtaaatcatgagtcctgactttctgttttaggatcaaattaaaatgaagagtatagatgtgtattaaaattcctgattttcccttttaaatcaataattatcattttttaatcatttttttgtgtgttttcagttcaaaaatcattttgtaaaatctaaaaatatatttaaaaaaagctaaaataaacattgttttagatctataaaaaactgaatattcagggattttaatccagttcttttaatccatttattaaaaaaaatctaaatattatatctaaaatggtccggcccacgtgaaatcaagttgacgttaaagcggcccgcgaacaaacctgagtctgacacccctgtcttagaACATACAAACTAGCCAAATTAATATTTGCATTATGTTCACTTCCTCTGCTTTGAAGGAGATTTTGCACAACCCTGATAACAAATGAAGTTTTATGATTGTCTATCTGGACATAAAAGAGCTAATATGATTACGATAAGCACACTAGCACTGATTGACCTAAAATATGACCGCCGCACGTtgttattaaatattaattgtAAGTAACGGGGGTCTTTGATGGCAAGACAAAACTAATGTGCAAAGAAGGGCTTGTTTACATCATTTCAACGTTTTACAAATAAACTCCATGCCAGAAAGATGGGCTTGGTTTGTGAAAACCTGACACCAAAACAACAAAGAAGCTTAAGCGAATATATTTCTGTGCACCATGCTATCTTAAAATAGTAGGTTAACACAGTTGAACCTTTGGAATGGTGAAACAAACATTGGCACATGCAGGAAATCTGTCACTAAATAAAGTACGGGTTTTATTACCATCctacttgtttttttcatttttgattcaAGCACCCTGTTAATATATTTGTACAAATAGTATAATATCTATTAAGGGAAATTAGAGTTAAATTGTGCTTATCCCAGATCCAGGTCACATATGTACATTTACACTTTTTGAGTCCTTAatgaatttaacttaaatgttttttgaatttgaaataacaTTCGGACAAAGTAACTAACTATATGGCACACGTGTTAATTGCCGTCATAATTCAAActaaaaacattgtttaagtATCTCTCAATTCAATAATTAACCAGTAATAATTCAAAATAACAAGCGTGGATATTTTAGTATActtgttgacctaaaaacatGGTACGCGTTTAATGCAACACTTCCGGTAAACCTCTTCAAAATAAACAAGTTTTTGACAACACGCAGTAATGTTGCAGCGGCAGTGCATTAACCCCCAATAATAAAACGACGAATTTAACGCGATTATATCGATTTATATAACAATTAATCGCCAGTTTGTGCAATATTAGGACAATTTTGAACTACTAAATAACCGTAATGTCACTCAGGGCCCGCAGGCTATCGTTACGTATGACGGCACCAGACGCgctgattaaaacaaaatctattttaatcTTTCTACGCCACacgataaaagaaaaagaaaagaatattgTCAAACGGCCTCACTGTCCTGGGCAGGTTGCGAATGGCGTCCCGCCCGCTGTCAAACAAACGTCCTGCCCACACTTCCAGGTTCCTGCCCAtgcattttgtatttaatccaCACGATCGCTTGCAAAATGTCACTCAAAAGTCCACTCACCG of Stigmatopora argus isolate UIUO_Sarg chromosome 5, RoL_Sarg_1.0, whole genome shotgun sequence contains these proteins:
- the LOC144074405 gene encoding carnitine O-acetyltransferase — its product is MLAVFVRTALRPGIVTPCRLLGPVTHIQERSLVHQEGLPKLPVPPLKQTCENYLAALEPIVSEEELEHTRKLVDEFLKGGVGERLQKGLERRARKTENWLSEWWVQSAYLDCRMPVAVYTSPGVVLPRMHFQDRQGQMRFAAKLIAGVLEFKKMIDSDTLPVEYLSKKPLCMDQYYQILSSCRIPGPKRDTVVNHAIGKTPPTHITVVHNFQFFVLDVYNSDGTPLTVDQIYMQLEKIWNTSLQTNKEPVGILTSQHRNTWGKAYNNLIRDKTNKESVRAIQKSIFTVCLDAPMPRVSDELYMSRVAAQMLHGGGARWNSGNRWFDKTLQFIVGEDGTCGLVYEHAPSEGPPIVFLIDYVVKYMQKTEIVRSPMVPLSMPQKLRFNITPEVKRDIEKAKQNMNIMVHDLDVNVLMFSHYGKELPMQHKLSPDAFIQMALQLAYFRMYSICCATYESASLRMFKYGRTDVIRVTSKESLDFVQAMQDPNKQSSERLALLHKAAKTHRENTYNAIHGQAIDRHLLGLRLQSIEDLTSMPGIFMDTSFAVAHHYNLLTSQVGSKTDCVMCFGPMVPDGYGVCYNPMDEHINIAITAFNSCEETNAAKYAQTVNDALLDMRALLEDTATANQ